From a single Nicotiana tomentosiformis chromosome 2, ASM39032v3, whole genome shotgun sequence genomic region:
- the LOC104098079 gene encoding uncharacterized protein, with product MVDSTTSKRVTRGLSATMEAERRTKIRNYSMKQGCSYRVSFLMHMHGVDPIDILLQVMVSSTRINEYSLNLQLHMILYTLVLTLINAHCVFDASVHWKLLFIYFLKNTSHTYCLVIAAYSKIHCNVFGLILLPWCCDYCPLMFSLETTISTWRYLNSVKDNNHQRELYTFITTHRKHWLQKPNIAVGLSIWMLSLGLATAWCSNSTILAHHVTQQSSILKQPALFSNQLYLHRQLKQLLLRRLTTLVSL from the exons ATGGTCGATTCAACAACTTCGAAGAGGGTTACACGAG GTTTATCAGCAACCATGGAAGCCGAAAGGCGAACAAAAATACGAAATTACTCTATGAAACAAG GTTGCAGTTATAGGGTCAGCTTTTTAATGCATATGCATGGAGTGGATCCAATTGACATTTTGCTACAAGTTATGGTGTCTTCAACAAGAATAAATGAGTATTCACTCAACCTGCAACTGCATATGATTCTATACACATTGGTTTTAACCTTAATTAATGCACATTGTGTGTTTGATGCATCTGTTCACTGGAAGCTACTGTTCATATACTTCTTGAAGAATACATCACACACTTATTGCTTGGTTATAGCTGCTTATTCAAAAATACATTGCAATGTATTTGGACTAATACTTCTTCCTTGGTGCTGTGATTACTGCCCCCTCATGTTCTCACTGGAAACTACAATTAGTACATGGAGATATCTTAACAGTGTGAAGGATAATAATCACCAAAGGGAACTATATACCTTTATCACTACTCACAGAAAACATTGGTTGCAAAAACCCAATATAGCAGTGGGATTATCAATTTGGATGCTAAGTTTAGGATTAGCTACTGCTTGGTGTTCAAACAGTACTATTTTGGCTCACCATGTTACTCAACAAAGTTCAATTCTCAAGCAGCCTGCTTTGTTCAGCAATCAGCTGTACTTACACAGACAGTTGAAGCAACTTCTATTGAGGAGACTTACTACACTGGTTTCTTTATGA